The Aneurinibacillus sp. REN35 genome has a window encoding:
- the avs1c gene encoding AVAST type 1 anti-phage system protein Avs1c — protein sequence MKMTAMNTPFTRREFERNFYITAELMKKGKMHFSDRVDGTIDGLLRVRYLPNGRIDFLSVNEMARLHVNMMGNFSGEGLFKEFEEINE from the coding sequence ATGAAAATGACGGCCATGAATACTCCTTTTACCCGAAGAGAGTTTGAAAGAAACTTTTATATAACAGCCGAATTAATGAAAAAAGGCAAAATGCATTTCTCAGACAGAGTTGATGGGACGATTGATGGTTTATTAAGAGTGAGGTATCTTCCAAATGGGAGAATCGATTTTCTGAGTGTTAATGAGATGGCTAGATTGCATGTTAATATGATGGGGAATTTTTCAGGTGAGGGGCTCTTTAAAGAATTTGAAGAGATTAATGAGTAA
- a CDS encoding Wadjet anti-phage system protein JetD domain-containing protein produces MTKLLEKRKMVTMGYIEEIINSLITSLREKQRTSRKLLRIEKFENEVIVAIGSARKYHELGGYKKFYEIITQLKKEGVLQDIANPRFNGKRPRLYETYWLSPKYIENTWNKADMAKVMNYLELGFYLRHKKHQTEDEWRKILILYEFVKSKDSYIKITREERSLMLFKNEQLPDDIEAEKYLASSAGARLMNRLQLKPQDLLYIVVHEPFHYWKNEAVPENNLHEVLVIEGLSTYQTLKEVLIRQLSWNFGPIPHYLIWGEGYRICKTLDYLRDITDDPTQLTIRYSGDIDYEGFNIYFDAKNKYRQFNITLAHSFYAFLISFSNEAATNVLTDQNVIERNLFLLQEEFKNHKEVFEGVKALWNERKRIAQECINFETLFIKGGFE; encoded by the coding sequence TTGACGAAGCTATTAGAAAAAAGAAAGATGGTTACTATGGGATATATTGAAGAAATCATTAATAGTCTTATCACATCCTTGCGTGAAAAACAGAGAACTTCGAGGAAACTTCTTCGAATTGAAAAATTTGAAAATGAAGTGATTGTAGCGATTGGTTCCGCTAGAAAATATCACGAGTTAGGAGGATACAAAAAATTCTACGAGATTATAACCCAGTTAAAGAAAGAAGGGGTCCTTCAAGATATTGCAAACCCTCGCTTCAATGGAAAAAGACCTCGCTTATATGAAACTTATTGGCTTTCTCCTAAATATATTGAAAACACCTGGAATAAAGCGGATATGGCAAAAGTCATGAACTATTTGGAGTTAGGTTTTTACTTACGACATAAAAAGCATCAGACGGAAGATGAGTGGAGAAAGATATTGATACTCTATGAATTTGTAAAAAGCAAAGACTCATATATAAAAATAACAAGGGAGGAGCGTTCGCTTATGTTATTTAAAAATGAACAACTTCCTGATGATATTGAAGCGGAAAAATATTTAGCTTCTTCGGCAGGAGCCCGTTTAATGAATCGACTTCAATTAAAGCCCCAAGATCTTTTATATATAGTTGTGCATGAGCCATTTCATTATTGGAAGAACGAAGCGGTGCCAGAAAATAATTTACATGAGGTTCTCGTCATAGAAGGGTTATCTACTTATCAAACTCTTAAAGAAGTATTAATTCGACAATTGTCTTGGAATTTTGGACCGATTCCACATTACTTAATTTGGGGAGAAGGATACAGAATATGCAAGACATTGGACTACTTAAGGGATATTACGGATGATCCTACTCAGCTAACGATACGCTACTCAGGGGATATTGATTATGAAGGTTTCAATATCTACTTTGATGCTAAGAATAAATATAGACAATTCAATATTACATTGGCTCACTCCTTTTACGCATTTCTAATTTCTTTTTCAAATGAAGCCGCAACTAATGTGTTAACAGATCAGAATGTAATCGAAAGAAACCTATTTTTGCTACAAGAGGAGTTTAAGAACCACAAGGAAGTATTTGAAGGGGTTAAGGCATTATGGAATGAACGTAAGCGTATTGCTCAAGAGTGCATTAATTTTGAGACGCTGTTCATTAAGGGGGGATTTGAATAA